A single region of the Raphanus sativus cultivar WK10039 chromosome 1, ASM80110v3, whole genome shotgun sequence genome encodes:
- the LOC108846600 gene encoding uncharacterized protein LOC108846600: MTTFKLDNEIKMRVCLLQYQGVSKLNESTQLCYKLLKFIKEKLYEDMGNGLSEQFLIESEMNVHGTRRGTESLKRSLQTVNGLLVEKDNEIASNSESLMSTEAKQPISGETPESCTESRDSSNEFVKREAVFQGTRNRTAAS, encoded by the exons ATGACAACTTTCAAGCTAGACAATGAGATTAAGATGCGTGTATGCCTCTTGCAATACCAAGGGGTTTCGAAGTTAAATGAGAGCACGCAACTGTGTTACAAGTTGCTCAAGTTCATCAAAGAGAAACTATATGAGGACATGGGTAATGGATTGAGTGAGCAGTTTCTGATTGAATCTGAGATGAATGTACATGGAACCCGGCGTGGAACTGAAAGCCTCAAGAGGAGTTTGCAGACTGTCAACGGTTTGTTGGTTGAGAAAGACAATGAGATTGCATCAAACTCAGAGTCATTGATGTCTACTGAAGCCAAACAACCAATCAGTGGAG AAACTCCTGAGAGCTGCACTGAGAGCAGAGACTCTAGTAACGAGTTTGTTAAGAGAGAAGCTGTATTTCAAGGAACAAGAAATCGAACAGCTGCAAGCTGA
- the LOC108808818 gene encoding putative methylesterase 14, chloroplastic, with amino-acid sequence MGNKIMSMMKKDSKDGSKSKRMNRSQRKLLADEEMLHRRALSMAIHQTQLSQRFDGSMSRRVGSTSTRKQRTLSDPFSNGAKQVPDFSSESLTVKKFVLVHGEGFGAWCWYKIVASLEESGLSPITVDLTGSGFNMTDTNTVSTLEEYSKPLIEYLENLPEEEKVILVGHSTGGASISYALERFPEKISKAIFVCATMVSDGQRPFDVFSEELGSAERFMKESQFLIYGNGKDEPPTGFMFEKQHMKGLYFNQSPNKDIALAMMSMRPVPLGPMMEKVTLTTERYGKGRRFYIQTLDDLALSPDVQEKLVRENSPEGVYKIKGSDHSPFFSKPQSLHKIFLEIAQIP; translated from the exons ATGGGTAACAAGATCATGTCCATGATGaagaaagacagcaaagatggaTCTAAGAGCAAGAGAATGAATCGTTCTCAGAGAAAACTGCTTGCTGATGAAGAGATGCTGCATCGTCGAGCTCTGTCCATGGCCATTCACCAGACTCAGCTTTCTCAGAGATTCGACGGATCCATGTCTAGACGGGTCGGGTCTACTAGCACCAGGAAACAACGGACCCTCTCTGACCCGTTTTCTAATGGCGCCAAGCAG GTACCAGATTTTTCATCAGAGAGCTTGACTGTGAAGAAATTCGTCTTGGTGCACGGTGAAGGCTTTGGGGCGTGGTGTTGGTACAAAATCGTTGCTTCACTGGAAGAGTCAGGACTGTCTCCTATTACGGTGGACCTCACTGGATCTGGTTTTAATATGACTGACACAAACACTGTCTCTACCTTGGAGGAATACTCAAAACCATTAATTGAGTACCTTGAAAATCTCCCTGAGGAAGAGAAG GTTATTCTGGTTGGTCATAGTACTGGAGGTGCGTCCATTTCATACGCTTTAGAGCGGTTTCCAGAGAAAATCTCCAAAGCTATATTCGTATGTGCAACCATGGTTTCTGATGGCCAAAGACCCTTTGATGTTTTCTCCGAAGAG CTTGGTTCCGCAGAGAGGTTCATGAAAGAGTCGCAGTTCTTGATCTATGGAAATGGAAAAGATGAGCCTCCTACAGGGTTCATGTTCGAGAAACAACACATGAAAGGCTTGTATTTCAATCAATCTCCCAACAAG GATATAGCATTGGCGATGATGTCGATGCGGCCTGTACCGCTTGGACCGATGATGGAGAAGGTAACACTGACCACAGAAAGATATGGTAAAGGGAGAAGATTCTATATTCAGACACTAGACGACCTTGCACTCTCACCAGACGTTCAAGAGAAGCTAGTGAGAGAGAACAGCCCTGAAGGAGTCTACAAGATCAAAGGAAGTGATCATTCTCCTTTCTTCTCAAAGCCTCAGTCTCTCCACAAGATCTTTCTCGAGATTGCACAGATTCCTTAA
- the LOC108813302 gene encoding 40S ribosomal protein S18: protein MSLVANEEFQHILRVLNTNVDGKQKIMFALTSIKGIGRRLANIVCKKADVDMNKRAGELSAAEIDNLMTIVANPKQYKIPDWFLNRQKDYKDGKYSQVVSNALDMKLRDDLERLKKIRNHRGLRHYWGLRVRGQHTKTTGRRGKTVGVSKKR, encoded by the exons ATG TCGCTGGTAGCAAACGAGGAGTTCCAGCACATTCTGCGTGTGCTTAACACTAACGTTGATGGCAAACAAAAGATTATGTTTGCTCTTACCTCCATCAAGGGTATTGGAAGAAGATTGGCCAACATTGTCTGCAAGAAAGCCGATGTCGACATGAACAAGAG GGCCGGTGAGCTGTCTGCAGCTGAGATCGATAACCTCATGACCATCGTTGCAAACCCAAAGCAGTACAAGATTCCAGATTGGTTCTTGAACAGACAGAAAGACTACAAGGATGGAAAGTACTCCCAGGTTGTTTCCAATGCACTCGACATGAAGCTGAGGGATGATCTTGAACGTCTCAAGAAGATCAG GAACCACCGTGGTCTGAGACACTACTGGGGTCTCCGTGTCCGTGGACAACACACGAAGACCACTGGTCGCAGAGGAAAGACTGTTGGTGTCTCTAAGAAGCGTTAA
- the LOC108813295 gene encoding UDP-rhamnose/UDP-galactose transporter 6, with protein MAPVSSKAEKKTAADAAAWMFNVVTSVGIIIVNKALMASYGYTFATTLTGLHFAFTTLMTIVLRCLGYIQPSHLPFTELLRFILFANFSIVGMNVSLMWNSVGFYQIAKLSMIPVSCLLEMVLDKIRYSRDTKLSIGLVLVGVGVCTVTDVSVNTKGFLAAFVAVWTTSLQQYYVHYLQRKYSLSSFNLLGHTAPAQAATLLVVGPFLDYWLTEKRVDMYDYNLVSVLFITLSCTIAIGTNLSQFICIGRFTAVSFQVLGHMKTILVLVMGFFFFGREGLNLHVVIGMIIAVLGMIWYGNASSKPGGKERRSYSLPTTRQQKLGAASDSDDNEDKA; from the exons ATGGCTCCTGTGAGTAGTAAAGCAGAGAAGAAAACAGCAGCAGATGCTGCTGCTTGGATGTTCAATGTCGTCACTTCTGTTGGTATCATCATTGTCAATAAAGCTTTGATGGCCTCTTATGGTTATACCTTTG CTACAACCTTAACCGGTTTACATTTCGCCTTTACAACTCTTATGACCATTGTTCTACGATGTCTTGGTTACATTCAGCCTTCTCATCTTCCCTTCACCGAGCTTCTCAGATTTATTCTCTTTGCTAACTTCTCCATTGTTGGGATGAACGTTAGTCTTATGTGGAACTCTGTCGGTTTTTATCAG ATTGCAAAGCTCAGCATGATTCCTGTTTCCTGCTTGTTGGAAATGGTGTTAGATAAGATCCGTTACTCCAGAGACACCAAGCTTAGCATTGGACTCGTTCTTGTTGGTGTTGGTGTCTGCACTGTCACTGATGTTAGTGTCAATACCAAAGGCTTTCTTGCTGCTTTTGTTGCCGTCTGGACTACTTCTCTCCAACAATAC TATGTACATTACCTTCAGCGCAAGTACTCGCTTAGCTCATTCAACCTATTGGGACATACCGCTCCAGCACAAGCCGCAACGTTGCTGGTTGTTGGTCCATTTCTTGATTATTGGCTCACAGAAAAAAGAGTAGACATGTACGACTACAACTTGGTCTCCGTG CTGTTTATAACCCTCTCGTGCACAATAGCCATCGGGACCAATTTGAGCCAGTTCATCTGCATCGGGAGATTCACAGCGGTGTCATTTCAAGTCCTGGGGCACATGAAGACAATCCTGGTGCTGGTGATgggattcttcttctttggtaGAGAAGGTCTAAACTTGCACGTGGTTATTGGAATGATTATTGCAGTTCTTGGTATGATCTGGTACGGTAATGCCTCTTCCAAGCCAGGAGGCAAAGAGCGACGAAGCTATTCTCTTCCAACCACTCGTCAACAGAAACTCGGAGCTGCTTCGGATTCTGATGACAACGAAGACAAAGCCTag
- the LOC108808828 gene encoding uncharacterized protein LOC108808828: MLFAVEGGGFFSSSASGYSNGLALLLLGHKNEQKPVRVSPWSHYHLVSEHTDTKFHFDSSKNWLSRRCSSLIRFGRKSDRPGQPQDLPSDSSVHSCEGKKDHAPPPPSVVDYNSEVSNRFSLKSSLKKRSFSDVLLADDDVSRDCVLDHADRRKVQWPDTCGIEIAEVREFEPSEVDESDDELYHGNRKSCMCTIM, encoded by the exons ATGTTATTTGCAGTAGAAGGTGGAGGATTCTTCTCTTCATCAGCTTCCGGGTATAGCAACGGTCTAGCCCTTCTTCTACTAGGCCATAAGAATGAACAGAAACCTGTGAGGGTATCACCTTGGAGCCATTATCATTTGGTATCCGAACATACTGATACCAAGTTTCACTTTGATTCCTCTAAGAATTGGCTCTCACGTCGCTGCTCTTCCCTTATACGCTTTGGTCGCAAATCTGATAGACCGGGACAACCACAAGATTTGCCTTCTGACTCTTCAGTTCATAGCTGCGAGGGGAAGAAGGATCATGCACCACCACCTCCGAGTGTTGTTGACTATAACTCTGAAGTCAGTAATAGGTTTTCACTTAAGAGCAGCTTAAAGAAAAGATCATTTAGCGATGTTCTTCTTGCTGATGATGATGTGAGTAGAGACTGCGTGTTGGATCATGCTGACAGAAGGAAAGTTCAGTGGCCTGACACCTGTGGTATTGAGATTGCTGAGGTCAGAGAATTTGAGCCTAG TGAAGTGGATGAATCAGATGATGAGTTGTATCATGGAAATAGAAAAAGCTGTATGTGCACAATCATGTAA
- the LOC108808845 gene encoding light-harvesting complex-like protein OHP2, chloroplastic, with protein MSLASPIQCIRIINPSSSSSSLTTSSSLRFSTSKPCVFIIRCSQADGPLRRPSAPPTLREPTPPQKPAPPTPSTSPPPPPPQKAVAVDGKSVTTVEFQRQKAKELQDYFKQKKLEAAGQGPFFGFQPKNEISNGRWAMFGFAVGMLTEYATGSDLVDQVKILLSNFGILDLE; from the exons ATGTCATTAGCTTCACCGATTCAGTGCATCAGAATTATAAAtccatcatcttcatcatcttctttgaCAACTTCGTCGTCTTTGAGATTCTCAACGAGTAAGCCATGCGTCTTCATCATCAGATGTTCTCAGGCCGATGGTCCTTTGAGAAGGCCCTCGGCTCCTCCTACTCTCCGGGAACCTACACCTCCCCAAAAACCTGCTCCTCCTACGCCGTCTActtctcctccaccaccaccaccgcagAAAGCTGTGGCTGTTGATGGAAAGAGTGTAACCACGGTGGAGTTTCAGAGGCAAAAAGCTAAAGAGCTTCAGGATTACTTTAAGCAGAAGAAGCTTGAAGCTGCTGGTCAAGGTCCCTTTTTTGGTTTCCAACCCAAAAACGAGATCTCCAATGGAAG GTGGGCTATGTTTGGTTTTGCGGTGGGGATGCTGACAGAGTATGCAACAGGATCAGACCTTGTGGACCAAGTTAAAATCCTTCTCTCCAATTTCGGCATTCTAGACTTggaataa